A genomic segment from Sorangium aterium encodes:
- a CDS encoding Hsp20/alpha crystallin family protein: MSTDRSLTHRAESNPEKIQQRPAVAPAVDIYESAEELLVVADLPGVTQDRLAVRVEKGELTFEGRRTEAAEREQGVEGLPDFRRSFVVPQGIDSEKISADLRAGVLRIHLPKSASLKPRQIPISVS, from the coding sequence ATGAGCACCGATCGCAGCTTGACCCACCGTGCCGAGAGCAACCCCGAGAAGATCCAGCAGCGCCCCGCCGTGGCGCCGGCGGTCGACATCTACGAGAGCGCCGAGGAGCTCCTGGTCGTGGCCGATCTGCCGGGCGTGACGCAGGATCGCCTGGCCGTCCGCGTGGAGAAGGGGGAGCTCACCTTCGAGGGCCGGCGGACCGAGGCGGCCGAGCGGGAGCAGGGCGTCGAGGGCCTGCCGGACTTCCGCCGCAGCTTCGTGGTCCCGCAGGGCATCGATTCCGAGAAGATCTCCGCGGATCTCCGGGCGGGCGTCCTGCGGATCCACCTGCCGAAGAGCGCATCGCTCAAGCCG
- a CDS encoding Hsp20/alpha crystallin family protein, whose translation MLHRYTDFDRAFAMMDELRRRLDWVFEEADAPRASLRGDFDQTARYTGGPRVHLFDTGSALVVKADIPGLTEKDIQISLNQDVLTVSGERKPDAPEGYLVHRKERGAVRFSRSFTLPSKVDPEKTTAVLKNGVLTLTLNKAAEAQPRQIAVTAR comes from the coding sequence ATGCTGCACCGTTATACGGATTTCGATCGCGCGTTTGCCATGATGGATGAGCTTCGCCGGCGCCTGGATTGGGTGTTCGAGGAGGCGGACGCGCCCCGCGCGTCGCTCCGCGGCGATTTCGACCAGACGGCCCGGTACACGGGTGGTCCGCGCGTCCACCTGTTCGACACTGGGAGCGCTCTTGTGGTCAAGGCCGATATCCCGGGTCTGACGGAGAAGGACATCCAGATCTCGCTGAATCAGGACGTCCTGACGGTGAGCGGCGAGCGCAAGCCGGATGCGCCGGAGGGCTACCTCGTCCACCGCAAGGAGCGGGGCGCGGTGCGGTTCAGCCGGAGCTTCACGCTGCCGAGCAAGGTCGATCCGGAGAAGACGACCGCCGTGCTCAAGAACGGCGTGCTGACGCTCACGCTGAACAAGGCCGCCGAGGCCCAGCCGCGTCAGATCGCGGTGACGGCTCGCTGA